One Streptomyces sp. SAI-135 DNA segment encodes these proteins:
- a CDS encoding SCO5389 family protein has protein sequence MSLDVSPKLLAEAEQGDIREEDFVATVRTSLPYAYDLIASLAGELKVGAAEFSDNQTPPPSEKERGQLLRALASDAIRGSLERHFGVALAFQNCHRVAAFRPESVDGETYARFTSVRSQVLNQSPEFRDC, from the coding sequence ATGTCCCTCGACGTATCCCCGAAGCTCCTCGCCGAAGCCGAACAGGGCGACATCCGCGAGGAGGACTTCGTGGCCACGGTCCGCACGTCCCTCCCCTACGCCTACGACCTGATCGCCTCCCTGGCCGGTGAACTGAAGGTCGGCGCCGCCGAGTTCTCCGACAACCAGACCCCTCCCCCGTCGGAGAAGGAGCGCGGCCAGCTGCTGCGCGCCCTCGCCAGCGACGCCATCCGGGGCAGCCTGGAGCGCCACTTCGGCGTGGCCCTCGCCTTCCAGAACTGCCACCGGGTGGCGGCCTTCCGCCCGGAGTCGGTGGACGGTGAGACGTACGCGCGCTTCACGTCGGTGCGGTCGCAGGTGCTCAACCAGTCGCCGGAGTTCAGGGACTGCTGA
- a CDS encoding ATP-binding protein, whose protein sequence is MRIAFVGKGGSGKTTLSALFSRHLARSGAPVLAVDGDINQHLAEALGHEGDDLDAPALGAHVPAIKDFLRGSNPRIASPEAMIKTTPPGRGSRLLRLLGDDELHARHVRRVGDVPLMVTGEFDESDLGVACYHSKLGGVELYLNHLVDGPGEYVVVDMTAGADAFASGLFTRFDLTFLVAEPTRKGVSVYRQYRDHAREFGIRIAVIGNKVTGEDDLLFLKEHVGDDLLTHLVHSPWVRAAEQGRAEGGLDALEPHNRHALSLLRETVDAHPRDWPALHRHAVEFHLRNARSWANEATGLDLTSQVDPDFVPGPASLA, encoded by the coding sequence GTGCGCATCGCCTTCGTCGGGAAGGGCGGCAGCGGCAAGACCACCCTGTCCGCGCTCTTCTCCCGCCACCTGGCCCGTTCCGGCGCACCGGTGCTGGCCGTGGACGGCGACATCAACCAGCACCTCGCCGAGGCACTGGGCCACGAGGGGGACGACCTGGACGCCCCCGCGCTGGGTGCGCACGTGCCCGCCATCAAGGACTTCCTGCGGGGCAGCAACCCGCGCATCGCCTCCCCCGAGGCGATGATCAAGACCACGCCGCCGGGCCGGGGTTCACGTCTGCTGCGCCTGCTGGGCGACGACGAACTGCACGCCAGACACGTCCGCCGGGTGGGGGACGTCCCGCTGATGGTGACGGGCGAGTTCGACGAGAGCGACCTCGGCGTGGCCTGCTACCACTCCAAGCTGGGCGGGGTGGAGTTGTACCTCAACCACCTGGTGGACGGCCCCGGCGAGTACGTCGTCGTCGACATGACCGCGGGCGCCGACGCGTTCGCCTCGGGCCTGTTCACCCGCTTCGACCTGACCTTCCTGGTGGCCGAACCCACCCGCAAGGGCGTCTCGGTCTACCGCCAGTACCGGGACCACGCCCGGGAGTTCGGGATCCGCATCGCCGTGATCGGCAACAAGGTGACCGGCGAGGACGACCTGCTCTTCCTCAAGGAGCACGTGGGCGACGACCTGCTGACCCATCTGGTCCACTCCCCCTGGGTGCGCGCCGCCGAACAGGGCCGCGCCGAGGGCGGCCTGGACGCGCTGGAGCCCCACAACCGGCACGCCCTGTCGCTCCTGCGCGAGACGGTCGACGCCCATCCCCGCGACTGGCCCGCCCTCCACCGCCACGCGGTCGAGTTCCACCTGCGCAACGCCCGCTCCTGGGCGAACGAGGCGACCGGCCTCGATCTGACCTCCCAGGTGGACCCGGACTTCGTACCGGGCCCCGCCTCCCTCGCCTGA
- a CDS encoding GNAT family N-acetyltransferase: MRDYSIRAAGPDDLEGARAVMLDTVYRDFRTGYVPRWHADIIDPAAAYLAPARHTLLVALDPADQAVVATGALDSRGPAHPPNPRELAERYPCGSTAQLRRIYVRPEHRRRGLARRLVGELLAFAAADGGYRSVYLHTDPAVPGAEPFWRSIGKVVHDERETTGGASNVVHFEIPMGR, from the coding sequence GTGCGTGACTACAGCATCAGGGCAGCCGGCCCGGACGACCTCGAAGGTGCGCGAGCCGTGATGCTCGACACCGTCTACCGCGACTTCAGAACCGGGTACGTGCCGCGCTGGCACGCCGACATCATCGATCCGGCCGCCGCCTATCTCGCCCCGGCCCGCCACACCCTCCTCGTCGCCCTCGACCCCGCGGACCAGGCCGTCGTGGCCACCGGCGCCCTCGACTCGCGCGGCCCCGCCCACCCGCCGAACCCGCGCGAGCTGGCCGAGCGCTACCCCTGCGGCAGCACGGCCCAGCTGCGCCGGATCTACGTACGCCCCGAGCACCGCAGGCGCGGCCTCGCCCGCCGCCTGGTCGGCGAACTGCTCGCCTTCGCGGCCGCCGACGGCGGCTACCGCTCGGTGTATCTGCACACCGACCCGGCGGTCCCGGGCGCCGAACCCTTCTGGCGCTCGATCGGCAAGGTCGTGCACGACGAGCGCGAGACCACGGGCGGCGCGAGCAACGTCGTTCACTTCGAGATACCGATGGGGCGGTGA
- a CDS encoding ABC transporter substrate-binding protein, giving the protein MRRRHTLGSLLLAPLLTACFASQGGDPGGDAGGGSRLRVALAFPPAESLSPYGDDATLLSRLGVTEGLTALDANGAATPALAASWRRENDRTWLFTVREATFQDGSEVTPAAVAAALTHAGEARPAPAALTGVTLTAKAAGDAVRITTRTPDPVLPLRLSSPSLAVFAAKAYGADGRVDPVGTASGPFELTRVTGSASATLDRFDDYWGGRAHAPGVDARFIADGTARANALRTGQVDIAEAIPVAQAATLDEATLRETATTRTTGLQLNTASGPFKDPGLRAAAREAVDTSAVVQGVFEGYADPGDGLYGPAVTWAEGKRTRPTGRAAAADPHGTSVTLATYDNRPELPEVAQVLQQQLQKAGFEVTLVVRAYTRLESDVLAGKFDAFLGARNSLVDTGDPVGVLAGDYTCDGSYNLARLCDRTVDRAVAEAGAVAGTGERQDAALRAEAAVLGTDAVIPLAHQRIITGVATDVRGVLLDPYERTLLGPGTRR; this is encoded by the coding sequence ATGCGCCGCCGTCACACCCTCGGCTCCCTCCTGCTCGCCCCGCTGCTCACCGCCTGCTTCGCCTCCCAGGGCGGCGACCCCGGCGGAGACGCCGGTGGCGGGTCCCGCCTCCGCGTCGCCCTCGCCTTCCCGCCCGCCGAGAGCCTCTCGCCGTACGGCGACGACGCCACCCTCCTCAGCCGCCTCGGCGTCACCGAAGGGCTGACGGCCCTCGACGCCAACGGCGCCGCCACTCCCGCGCTCGCCGCGTCCTGGCGCCGCGAGAACGACCGCACCTGGCTGTTCACGGTGCGCGAGGCCACCTTCCAGGACGGCTCCGAGGTGACCCCGGCCGCGGTCGCCGCCGCCCTCACCCACGCCGGCGAGGCCAGGCCCGCCCCGGCCGCCCTGACGGGCGTCACCCTGACGGCGAAGGCGGCGGGCGACGCCGTACGCATCACCACCAGGACCCCCGACCCCGTCCTGCCGCTCCGGCTCTCCAGCCCGAGCCTCGCCGTGTTCGCCGCGAAGGCCTACGGCGCGGACGGCCGCGTCGACCCGGTCGGCACCGCCTCCGGCCCCTTCGAGCTGACCCGGGTCACCGGCTCCGCCTCCGCCACCCTCGACCGCTTCGACGACTACTGGGGCGGCCGCGCCCACGCCCCCGGCGTCGACGCCCGCTTCATCGCCGACGGCACCGCCCGCGCCAACGCCCTGCGCACCGGCCAGGTCGACATCGCCGAGGCGATCCCCGTCGCCCAGGCCGCCACCCTCGATGAGGCCACCCTGCGGGAGACCGCCACCACCCGCACCACCGGCCTCCAGCTCAACACCGCGTCCGGACCTTTCAAGGACCCGGGGCTGCGCGCCGCGGCCCGCGAGGCCGTCGACACCTCCGCCGTCGTCCAGGGCGTCTTCGAGGGGTACGCCGATCCCGGCGACGGCCTCTACGGACCGGCCGTGACCTGGGCCGAGGGCAAGCGGACACGGCCCACCGGACGCGCCGCCGCCGCCGATCCGCACGGCACCTCCGTCACCCTCGCCACCTACGACAACCGGCCCGAACTCCCCGAGGTCGCCCAGGTCCTCCAACAACAGCTCCAGAAAGCCGGGTTCGAGGTCACCCTGGTGGTGCGTGCGTACACACGACTCGAAAGCGACGTGCTCGCGGGGAAGTTCGACGCGTTCCTCGGCGCCCGCAACAGCCTCGTCGACACCGGCGACCCCGTCGGCGTCCTCGCCGGCGACTACACCTGCGACGGCAGTTACAACCTGGCCCGGCTGTGCGACCGCACGGTCGACCGAGCGGTCGCCGAGGCAGGCGCCGTGGCCGGCACCGGCGAGCGGCAGGACGCGGCCCTGCGTGCCGAGGCCGCCGTCCTCGGCACCGACGCGGTGATCCCGCTGGCCCACCAGAGGATCATCACCGGTGTCGCCACCGACGTCAGGGGCGTGCTCCTCGACCCGTACGAACGGACCCTCCTCGGCCCCGGAACGCGACGCTGA